A genomic region of Peptoniphilus sp. ING2-D1G contains the following coding sequences:
- a CDS encoding hypothetical protein (S14 is one of the proteins from the small ribosomal subunit. In Escherichia coli, S14 is known to be required for the assembly of 30S particles and may also be responsible for determining the conformation of 16S rRNA at the A site. It belongs to a family of ribosomal proteins that include bacterial, algal and plant chloroplast S14, yeast mitochondrial MRP2, cyanelle S14, archaebacteria Methanococcus vannielii S14, as well as yeast mitochondrial MRP2, yeast YS29A/B, and mammalian S29), with translation MAKKSMIAKQKRKAKYTTRRYTRCSICGRPHSVLQKYGICRICFRELAYKGQIPGVRKASW, from the coding sequence GTGGCAAAAAAATCAATGATAGCTAAGCAAAAAAGAAAAGCTAAGTATACAACAAGAAGATATACAAGATGCAGTATATGTGGAAGACCACATTCTGTTTTACAAAAATATGGAATTTGTAGAATATGTTTTAGAGAATTAGCATACAAAGGACAAATTCCCGGGGTTAGAAAAGCAAGTTGGTAA
- the rplF gene encoding 50S ribosomal protein L6 (L6 is a protein from the large (50S) subunit. In Escherichia coli, it is located in the aminoacyl-tRNA binding site of the peptidyltransferase centre, and is known to bind directly to 23S rRNA. It belongs to a family of ribosomal proteins, including L6 from bacteria, cyanelles (structures that perform similar functions to chloroplasts, but have structural and biochemical characteristics of Cyanobacteria) and mitochondria; and L9 from mammals, Drosophila, plants and yeast. L6 contains two domains with almost identical folds, suggesting that is was derived by the duplication of an ancient RNA-binding protein gene; High confidence in function and specificity): MSRIGKKPIVIPNGVDVKVENNKITVKGPKGELTQTFDSEMKINLEDNELVVERPSDEKRHKAMHGLTRTLIENMVIGVTEGYKKELEIVGTGYRAAKNGKKLALTLGLSHPLELEDPEGIQVEVPAPTSIIITGIDKQKVGQYAAKIRKYREPEPYKGKGIKYVGEQIRRKVGKTGK; this comes from the coding sequence ATGTCTAGAATAGGTAAAAAACCAATAGTCATCCCAAACGGTGTAGATGTGAAAGTAGAAAACAATAAAATAACCGTTAAGGGACCTAAGGGAGAATTAACACAAACCTTTGATTCTGAAATGAAAATCAATTTGGAAGATAATGAATTAGTTGTTGAAAGACCAAGCGATGAAAAAAGACATAAAGCAATGCACGGTTTAACAAGAACACTAATAGAAAATATGGTTATCGGCGTTACAGAAGGATATAAAAAAGAACTTGAAATAGTGGGAACAGGATATAGAGCAGCTAAGAATGGAAAGAAATTAGCTTTAACTCTTGGATTATCTCATCCTCTGGAACTTGAAGATCCTGAAGGAATTCAAGTGGAAGTACCCGCACCTACAAGCATAATTATCACAGGTATTGACAAGCAAAAGGTAGGGCAATATGCCGCGAAAATCAGAAAATATAGAGAACCTGAACCATACAAAGGCAAGGGTATAAAATATGTTGGAGAACAAATAAGACGTAAAGTCGGAAAAACAGGTAAGTAA
- the rpsC gene encoding 30S ribosomal protein S3 (Ribosomal protein S3 is one of the proteins from the small ribosomal subunit. In Escherichia coli, S3 is known to be involved in the binding of initiator Met-tRNA; High confidence in function and specificity): MGQKVNPHGLRVGIIKDWDSKWYANKKDFAELLLEDNKIRKYVKEKLYTAGISRIAIERASKKIKISISTAKPGMVIGRGGTGVEELRVALEKLTGKSVVINVEEIKVQDLDAQLVAESIASSLERRVSFRRAMKQAIQRTMRAGAKGIKTAVSGRLGGADMARTEGYSEGTIPLQTLRADIDYGFAEADTTYGKLGVKVWLYKGEVLPEVKENAKKRDFKRRKPQNRDNRDNRNRDNRRGPRNNFRAKKDN; this comes from the coding sequence ATGGGTCAAAAGGTTAACCCACATGGACTTCGTGTTGGAATAATAAAAGACTGGGATTCTAAATGGTATGCAAATAAAAAAGATTTCGCAGAGCTTTTATTGGAAGATAATAAAATTCGTAAATATGTAAAAGAAAAATTATATACAGCAGGTATATCAAGAATAGCAATAGAAAGAGCTTCTAAAAAAATCAAAATATCCATTTCAACAGCAAAACCCGGAATGGTAATAGGTCGTGGAGGCACAGGAGTAGAAGAATTAAGAGTTGCTCTTGAAAAGCTTACAGGCAAAAGCGTTGTTATAAACGTAGAAGAAATTAAAGTTCAAGATTTAGATGCTCAACTTGTGGCGGAATCAATTGCATCTTCCCTTGAAAGAAGAGTTTCTTTCAGACGAGCTATGAAGCAAGCGATTCAAAGAACCATGAGAGCTGGAGCTAAGGGTATCAAGACGGCGGTTTCCGGACGTCTTGGCGGAGCTGATATGGCAAGAACTGAAGGGTATTCCGAAGGTACAATTCCTCTACAAACTTTAAGAGCCGACATTGATTACGGTTTTGCAGAAGCTGATACCACCTATGGTAAACTTGGAGTCAAAGTTTGGCTTTATAAGGGAGAAGTTCTTCCTGAAGTTAAAGAAAACGCAAAGAAAAGAGATTTCAAAAGAAGAAAACCTCAAAACAGAGATAACAGAGATAACAGAAACAGAGATAATAGAAGGGGTCCAAGAAACAATTTCAGGGCCAAAAAAGATAACTGA
- the rplP gene encoding 50S ribosomal protein L16 (Ribosomal protein L16 is one of the proteins from the large ribosomal subunit. In Escherichia coli, L16 is known to bind directly the 23S rRNA and to be located at the A site of the peptidyltransferase centre. L16 is a protein of 133 to 185 amino-acid residues; High confidence in function and specificity) has product MLMPKRVKYRRVHRGRMKGKALRGNTLTYGEYGLQALEPAWITSNQIEAARRAMTRYIKRGGNIWIKIFPDKPVTEKPAETRMGSGKGAPAYWVSVVKPGRIMFEMSGVSEDIAKEAMRLAAMKLPIKTKIVMKEKDGESNED; this is encoded by the coding sequence ATGTTAATGCCTAAGAGAGTTAAGTATCGTAGAGTCCATAGAGGCAGAATGAAAGGCAAGGCTCTTCGTGGAAACACTCTTACTTACGGAGAATATGGTCTTCAAGCTCTTGAGCCAGCGTGGATAACATCAAATCAAATAGAAGCGGCACGTCGTGCAATGACCAGATATATAAAAAGAGGGGGAAATATATGGATTAAGATTTTCCCTGACAAACCCGTTACTGAAAAACCGGCTGAAACACGTATGGGTTCCGGAAAAGGAGCTCCTGCTTACTGGGTTTCAGTTGTAAAACCCGGACGTATCATGTTTGAAATGAGTGGGGTTTCAGAAGATATAGCGAAAGAAGCAATGAGACTTGCAGCTATGAAGCTTCCCATTAAAACAAAAATTGTTATGAAAGAAAAGGATGGTGAATCTAATGAAGACTAA
- a CDS encoding ribosomal protein L18 (High confidence in function and specificity), with protein sequence MFNKIDKNASRIKRHKRIRNKISGTQSCPRLSVFRSNSHIYAQIINDEKGETLIQASTLDKSFELESTKNIEAAQEVGKLVAKRALDAGIENVVFDRSGYLYHGRIKALADAARETGLKF encoded by the coding sequence GTGTTTAATAAAATAGATAAAAACGCAAGTAGAATAAAAAGACACAAGAGAATTAGAAACAAAATCTCCGGAACGCAATCTTGCCCAAGACTTTCAGTTTTCAGATCAAACTCACATATATATGCACAAATAATTAATGATGAAAAGGGAGAAACATTAATACAAGCGTCAACACTTGATAAGTCCTTTGAGCTTGAAAGCACAAAAAACATTGAGGCAGCTCAAGAAGTTGGTAAATTAGTGGCTAAACGTGCATTGGATGCTGGAATAGAAAATGTTGTTTTTGACAGATCCGGATATTTATATCACGGACGTATAAAAGCATTGGCTGATGCAGCAAGAGAAACCGGATTGAAATTCTGA
- the rplN gene encoding 50S ribosomal protein L14 (Ribosomal protein L14 is one of the proteins from the large ribosomal subunit. In eubacteria, L14 is known to bind directly to the 23S rRNA. It belongs to a family of ribosomal proteins, which have been grouped on the basis of sequence similarities. Based on amino-acid sequence homology, it is predicted that ribosomal protein L14 is a member of a recently identified family of structurally related RNA-binding proteins. L14 is a protein of 119 to 137 amino-acid residues; High confidence in function and specificity) has translation MIQQETRLNVADNSGARELLVIKVLGGTNRRIANIGDIVVCSVKNAIPGGVVKKGSVVKAVIVRTSKGISRQDGSYIKFDDNAAVIIKDDRSPVGTRIFGPVTRELRSGNFMKIISLAPEVL, from the coding sequence ATGATTCAACAAGAAACGAGATTAAATGTTGCTGACAATTCCGGAGCTAGAGAACTACTTGTTATAAAAGTACTTGGTGGTACTAACAGACGAATAGCCAATATTGGAGACATAGTTGTTTGTTCTGTTAAAAATGCAATTCCCGGAGGAGTTGTAAAGAAAGGTTCTGTAGTTAAAGCGGTAATTGTTAGAACTAGTAAAGGAATTAGCCGTCAAGACGGTTCATATATAAAATTTGACGATAATGCGGCAGTAATAATAAAAGACGACAGAAGTCCGGTAGGAACAAGAATTTTCGGACCTGTCACCAGAGAATTGAGAAGTGGAAATTTCATGAAAATTATTTCACTTGCACCTGAAGTACTTTAA
- a CDS encoding ribosomal protein L30 (Ribosomal protein L30 is one of the proteins from the large ribosomal subunit. L30 belongs to a family of ribosomal proteins which, on the basis of sequence similarities, groups bacteria and archaea L30, yeast mitochondrial L33, and Drosophila, slime mould, fungal and mammalian L7 ribosomal proteins. L30 from bacteria are small proteins of about 60 residues; Family membership), with amino-acid sequence MKIKLVKSPIGRKQTHKRTIKALGLNKIGQIVEHEDNPQIRGMIKQVSYMLEIEE; translated from the coding sequence ATGAAAATTAAATTAGTAAAAAGCCCTATAGGAAGAAAACAAACGCATAAGAGAACTATTAAGGCACTTGGTTTAAATAAAATAGGACAAATTGTTGAACACGAAGACAATCCTCAAATAAGAGGAATGATCAAACAAGTGTCATATATGCTTGAAATAGAAGAATAA
- the rpsE gene encoding 30S ribosomal protein S5 (Ribosomal protein S5 is one of the proteins from the small ribosomal subunit, and is a protein of 166 to 254 amino-acid residues. In Escherichia coli, S5 is known to be important in the assembly and function of the 30S ribosomal subunit. Mutations in S5 have been shown to increase translational error frequencies. It belongs to a family of ribosomal proteins which, on the basis of sequence similarities, groups bacterial, cyanelle, red algal chloroplast, archaeal and fungal mitochondrial S5; mammalian, Caenorhabditis elegans, Drosophila and plant S2; and yeast S4 (SUP44); High confidence in function and specificity) has protein sequence MERSLINAKELDLEEKVVSINRVAKVVKGGRNFRFSALVVVGDRQGHVGVGMGKALEVPESIRKATQDAKKHLIKVNLLETSIPHEVTGVVGAGKVFLKPAPAGTGVIAGGAVRAVCELAGISDIRTKNIGSSNPRNIVNATIKGLSELKTAESVARLRNKSVDEILG, from the coding sequence ATGGAACGTTCATTAATTAATGCAAAAGAATTAGATCTTGAAGAAAAAGTAGTTTCAATCAACAGAGTAGCAAAAGTTGTAAAGGGTGGTAGAAACTTCAGATTTTCAGCTTTAGTAGTTGTAGGAGATCGCCAAGGCCATGTTGGAGTAGGAATGGGCAAGGCTCTTGAAGTGCCTGAATCAATTAGAAAAGCTACACAAGATGCAAAGAAACACTTGATAAAAGTAAATTTATTAGAAACATCTATCCCTCATGAAGTAACAGGAGTTGTCGGAGCAGGAAAAGTATTTTTAAAACCGGCACCAGCAGGTACAGGAGTTATTGCCGGAGGAGCAGTACGTGCCGTATGTGAACTTGCGGGAATTTCAGATATAAGAACGAAGAATATAGGCTCAAGTAACCCTAGAAATATTGTCAATGCTACCATAAAAGGACTATCTGAATTGAAAACAGCTGAATCGGTAGCAAGACTTAGAAATAAGTCGGTAGATGAAATTTTAGGATAA
- the rplE gene encoding 50S ribosomal protein L5 (Ribosomal protein L5, 180 amino acids in length, is one of the proteins from the large ribosomal subunit. In Escherichia coli, L5 is known to be involved in binding 5S RNA to the large ribosomal subunit. It belongs to a family of ribosomal proteins which, on the basis of sequence similarities; High confidence in function and specificity) → MTSRLKEKYDNEVVNYLLEKFEYKSVMQVPKIEKVVINIGLGEAKDNPKALEAAINDIMTITGQRPVVTTARKSIANFKLREGNKIGVKVTLRGEKMYNFLDKLMNIALPRVRDFRGVKSTAFDGRGNYALGLKEQLIFPEIEYDKVDSIRGMDISIVTTAQTDEEAKAFLEKMGMPFAK, encoded by the coding sequence ATGACTTCAAGATTAAAGGAAAAATATGATAATGAAGTAGTAAACTATCTACTTGAAAAATTCGAATACAAAAGCGTTATGCAAGTGCCTAAGATAGAAAAAGTAGTTATAAATATTGGACTTGGAGAAGCCAAGGACAATCCAAAAGCTCTGGAAGCGGCTATAAACGATATTATGACAATAACAGGACAAAGACCTGTTGTAACTACAGCAAGAAAATCAATAGCCAACTTTAAACTCCGTGAAGGAAACAAAATAGGAGTTAAAGTTACATTAAGAGGCGAAAAAATGTATAACTTTTTAGACAAACTTATGAATATAGCATTACCAAGAGTAAGGGACTTTAGAGGCGTAAAATCCACTGCCTTTGACGGAAGAGGAAATTATGCATTAGGTCTTAAGGAGCAACTTATATTTCCTGAAATAGAATACGACAAAGTTGATTCTATTAGAGGTATGGATATATCAATTGTCACTACAGCACAAACAGACGAAGAAGCTAAAGCTTTCCTTGAAAAAATGGGAATGCCATTTGCAAAGTAA
- a CDS encoding hypothetical protein (The small ribosomal subunit protein S17 is known to bind specifically to the 5' end of 16S ribosomal RNA in Escherichia coli (primary rRNA binding protein), and is thought to be involved in the recognition of termination codons. Experimental evidence has revealed that S17 has virtually no groups exposed on the ribosomal surface), whose translation MERNNRKTVIGTVVSDKMDKTIVVATETFVTHPIYKKRFKKTTKFKAHDENNECKINDRVKIMETRPLSKDKRWRLVDIIEKAK comes from the coding sequence ATGGAAAGAAACAATAGAAAAACTGTTATCGGTACAGTAGTTAGTGATAAAATGGATAAAACAATAGTTGTAGCTACTGAAACTTTCGTAACTCATCCCATTTACAAGAAGAGATTTAAAAAGACTACTAAATTTAAAGCCCATGACGAAAACAATGAATGCAAAATAAACGACAGAGTTAAAATTATGGAGACAAGACCACTAAGCAAAGACAAGAGATGGAGATTAGTAGATATTATTGAGAAAGCGAAATAA
- a CDS encoding ribosomal protein L24 (Ribosomal protein L24 is one of the proteins from the large ribosomal subunit. In their mature form, these proteins have 103 to 150 amino-acid residues; High confidence in function and specificity) — MRIKIGDTVKVIAGKDRGATGKVLKAFPKENKVIVEKVNIVTKHLKPKGPQKPGGIEKMEAPIHVSNVMYFDTKSGKPTRIGYRIEDGKKIRFKKSDNQSIK, encoded by the coding sequence ATGCGTATTAAAATTGGTGATACAGTAAAAGTAATTGCCGGGAAAGACAGAGGCGCTACCGGTAAAGTACTAAAAGCCTTTCCTAAAGAAAATAAAGTAATAGTGGAAAAGGTGAATATAGTCACAAAACATTTAAAGCCGAAGGGACCGCAAAAACCTGGAGGAATAGAAAAAATGGAAGCGCCGATTCATGTTTCAAATGTAATGTATTTCGATACAAAGTCAGGAAAACCCACAAGAATCGGATATAGAATAGAAGACGGTAAAAAAATCAGATTTAAAAAATCTGACAATCAATCAATAAAGTAA
- a CDS encoding large subunit ribosomal protein L29 (Ribosomal protein L29 is one of the proteins from the large ribosomal subunit. L29 belongs to a family of ribosomal proteins of 63 to 138 amino-acid residues which; Family membership) produces MKTKEIRQMSSSDLNKKVNDLKNELFNLRFRLATGQLDNTASIGHVKKDIARVKTVLRERELEMGKEA; encoded by the coding sequence ATGAAGACTAAAGAAATTCGCCAAATGTCAAGCAGCGACTTAAATAAAAAAGTTAATGATCTCAAAAATGAATTATTTAATCTTAGATTTAGACTTGCTACAGGGCAACTTGATAACACAGCAAGTATAGGCCATGTAAAAAAAGATATAGCAAGAGTAAAAACAGTCCTTAGAGAACGTGAGTTAGAAATGGGAAAGGAGGCTTAG
- the rplO gene encoding 50S ribosomal protein L15 (About 2/3 of the mass of the ribosome consists of RNA and 1/3 of protein. The proteins are named in accordance with the subunit of the ribosome which they belong to -the small (S1 to S31) and the large (L1 to L44). Usually they decorate the rRNA cores of the subunits. This entry represents ribosomal protein L15 and homologues found in bacteria, chloroplasts and mitochondria; High confidence in function and specificity) produces the protein MKLHDLRPAEGGGVKAKKRVGRGIGSGLGKTSGRGHKGQNARSGGGVRPGFEGGQMPLFRRLPKRGFTNIFAKQYSILNVEDLNVFEDGAEVTPEVLKEMGLIKKNNDGVRILGNGDLTSKITVKAHHFSKSAVEKIESAGGKIEVI, from the coding sequence GTGAAATTACACGATTTAAGACCTGCTGAAGGTGGCGGAGTAAAAGCCAAAAAAAGAGTCGGAAGAGGCATTGGTTCAGGACTTGGCAAGACATCCGGAAGAGGTCATAAAGGACAAAACGCAAGATCGGGCGGTGGAGTAAGACCGGGATTTGAAGGTGGCCAAATGCCATTGTTCAGAAGATTACCAAAAAGAGGTTTTACAAATATATTCGCTAAACAATATTCAATATTGAATGTAGAAGATTTAAATGTATTCGAAGATGGCGCCGAAGTTACACCTGAAGTATTAAAGGAAATGGGTCTTATTAAGAAAAATAATGACGGGGTAAGGATACTTGGAAATGGAGATTTAACCTCAAAAATTACTGTAAAAGCACATCATTTTTCAAAATCAGCTGTTGAAAAAATCGAATCAGCCGGTGGAAAGATAGAGGTGATTTAA
- the rpsH gene encoding 30S ribosomal protein S8 (Ribosomal protein S8 is one of the proteins from the small ribosomal subunit. In Escherichia coli, S8 is known to bind directly to 16S ribosomal RNA. It belongs to a family of ribosomal proteins which, on the basis of sequence similarities, groups eubacterial, algal and plant chloroplast, cyanelle, archaebacterial and Marchantia polymorpha mitochondrial S8; mammalian and plant S15A; and yeast S22 (S24) ribosomal proteins; High confidence in function and specificity) encodes MMTDPIADMLTRIRNANNAKHKSVDIPASNMKKEISRILLDEGYIKNYEVIDDDKQGVIRIDFKYGENNEKVISGIKKISKPGLRVYAQSSDLPKVLGGLGIAIISTSKGVITDKEARKSNVGGEVICYVW; translated from the coding sequence ATGATGACAGACCCAATTGCAGATATGCTTACTAGAATTAGAAATGCTAATAATGCAAAACATAAATCTGTAGATATTCCGGCTTCAAATATGAAAAAAGAAATATCGAGAATCCTATTAGATGAAGGATACATTAAAAATTACGAAGTAATTGATGATGACAAACAAGGTGTTATTAGAATAGATTTTAAATACGGAGAAAATAACGAAAAGGTAATAAGCGGAATTAAGAAGATTTCAAAACCGGGCCTTAGAGTCTATGCACAAAGCAGCGATCTACCAAAGGTACTTGGAGGTTTGGGAATAGCAATAATCTCTACATCCAAGGGAGTAATCACTGATAAAGAGGCAAGAAAATCTAATGTAGGTGGAGAAGTAATCTGCTACGTTTGGTAA
- the rplV gene encoding 50S ribosomal protein L22 (Ribosomal protein L22 is one of the proteins from the large ribosomal subunit. In Escherichia coli, L22 is known to bind 23S rRNA. It belongs to a family of ribosomal proteins which includes: bacterial L22; algal and plant chloroplast L22 (in legumes L22 is encoded in the nucleus instead of the chloroplast); cyanelle L22; archaebacterial L22; mammalian L17; plant L17 and yeast YL17; High confidence in function and specificity), translated as MQAKAVAKYVRISPLKVNYICAEIRGKQVDEALSILKFTPKRGAKELYKVLNSAVANAENNLNLNRDNLYVQKAYANDGPTMKRFRPKAKGMAYPILKRSSHIGVVVAEAE; from the coding sequence ATGCAAGCAAAAGCAGTTGCAAAATATGTAAGAATTTCACCGCTTAAAGTAAATTATATTTGCGCTGAAATTCGCGGAAAACAAGTAGACGAAGCCCTTTCCATATTAAAGTTCACTCCTAAAAGAGGAGCTAAAGAGCTTTACAAGGTGCTTAATTCTGCAGTAGCCAACGCCGAAAACAACTTAAACTTAAACAGAGATAATCTTTATGTACAAAAGGCCTATGCAAATGACGGTCCGACGATGAAAAGATTTCGTCCGAAGGCAAAGGGTATGGCATATCCAATATTAAAGAGATCTAGTCATATCGGTGTTGTAGTTGCAGAAGCAGAATAA